The Nocardioides zeae genome includes the window TCGCCGACCGCCTCGGCCCCGCCGACCACGGCGCGGCCTCCGCGGGAGAGCGCGTCGTCGACGTGGCGGCGCACGATCTCGAGCTGGCCGGGCATTGTCATCGGCCCGATCTTGGCGTCGACGTCCACGCCGGCGTGCACGGTCCGGGCGCGCTCGGCGAGCAGCTCGACGAACCGGTCGTGCACCCGCTCGTGCACGTAGATCCGCTCGACGCCGGCGCAGGTCTGCCCGGCGTTGGCGAAGGCGCCCCAGGCGGCGGCGTCGGCCGCGGCGTCGAGGTCGGCGTCCTCGTCGACGAGCAGCGCGTCCTTGCCGCCTGCCTCGACGATCACCGGGGTCAGGGTCTCGGCGCAGGCGGCCATCACCCGCTTGCCGGTCGCGGTCGAGCCGGTGAAGGCGACCTTGTCGACACCGGCCCGGCACAGCGCGGCACCGGTGTCGCCGAACCCGGTGACGACCTGCAGCAGGTCGTGGTCGGGCACGACCTCGCGCAGGCTGTCGGCCAGCCAGTGCGCGACCCCGGGGGTCAGCTCGCTCGGCTTGAACACGACCGTGTTGCCGGCCGCGAGCGCGTAGCCGATGGAGCCCATCGGCGTGAAGACGGGGTAGTTCCAGGGGCCGATGACGCCGACGACGCCGAGCGGCAGGTACTCGACCGACGCGGCCTGGTTGGCCAGCAGCAGGCCGGGGGAGACCCGCTTGCGGCCGAGGACCTTCTCGGCGTGCGACCCGGCCCAGGCGAGGTGGTCGATGGTGAGCGTGCACTCGAGCTGCGCGTCGCCGTGCGGCTTGCCGGTCTCCTGGTGCACGACGTCGCAGAGCTGCGCGAGCCGCCGGGTGAGCACGCCGCGCCACTGCGTGAGCACCTCGCGGCGGCCGGCGAAGCCGAGGTCGGCCCACCAGCTGGCGGACGCGCGGGCTCGCGCGACGGCGGCCCGCACGTCGTCCTCGTCGTGGACGGGGTGGACACCGACGACGTCGCCGGTGGCGGGGTTGACGGACGCGAAGGTACGCCGCTCGTCGCCGGCCCCGCTGGGCTCGGTCGCGCTCGGGGGCGTGCTCGTGGTGGTCATGGCTCAGGCCTTTCCGCGCAGGAGGTCGGCGGCTCGCTCGCCGATCATGATCGAGGCGGCGTTGGTGTTGCCGCGGGTCACCATCGGCATGACGCTGGCGTCGGCGACGCGCAGGCCGTCGACGCCGCGCACGCGCAGCGACGGGTCGACGACGGCGCGCTCGTCGCCGCCCATCGCGCAGGTACCGACGGGGTGGTACAGGGTCTGGGTGTAGGCGCGCAGGTGCTCCACGATCTGCGCATCGGTGGGGTCGGCTCCCCACGACTTCATCGTGGGCAGACCGGGCCCGGTGATGTGCTCGGCGAGGGGCCCGGTGGCGACGGTCTCGAGCATGCGGCGTACGCCGGCGGTCATCGCGTCGATGTCCGCCTGGTCGTCGAAGTAGCCCGGGTCGATCTCGGGGTGCCAGCGCGGGTCGGTGGAGCGGAGCCGGAGCGCACCGCGGCTCTCGACCGAGACCAGGGTGGGCGCGACGGTGACGCTGCGGGCAGTGGCCTCGTGGAAGCCGTTGTCGTAGAACCCGGTCGGCGCGACGTGGACCTGCAGGTCGGGCGCGGCGAGGCTGTCGCGGGTGCGCCAGAAGCCGCCGCCCTCGCCGACGTTGGAGGTGAGCGGTCCGGTGCCGGTGGCCTTGGCGCGCGCGAACTGCACGAGGTTGTTGTGGTCGAGCAGGTCGGTGGTGTCACGGGTGCGGAAGACGAGCGGCACAGCCGGGTGGTCGTGCAGGTTCTGCCCGACGCCGGGCAGGTCGACGACGACGTCCACCCCGACCTCGCGGAGGTGGGTGCCCGGCCCGATGCCCGAGAGCAGGAGGAGCTGGGGCGAGTTGATCGCACCGCCGGCGAGCACGACCTCCCCGTCGACGTACGCCGTGCGGGACCCCGCGCCGTGCTGGTACGCCACGCCCACCGCGCGACCGCCCTCGACGACCACGCGCTCGACCAGCGCGCCGGTGCGGATCGTGAGGTTGGGTCGACCGGCGGCGGGCTCGAGGTAGGCCTTCGCGGTCGACCAACGACGCCCCTTGCGGCAGGTGACCTGGTAGAGCCCCGCGCCCTCCTGCTCGGCACCGTTGAAGTCGTCGGTCGGCTTGAAGCCGGCGGCGACCGCCGACTCGACCCAGGCGGTGGTCAGCGGGTGGGTGTAGCGCCGGTCCTCGACGTGGAGCGGTCCGTCCTGGCCGTGGTACGGCCCGCCGAGCCGGGTGTTGCCCTCGGAGCGGACGAAGTAGGGGAGCACGTCGTCGTAGCCCCACCCGGTCGCGCCGTAGGCGTCGCGCCAGGTGTCGAAGTCCGCCCGGTTGCCGCGGATGTAGATCATCGCGTTCATCGACGAGCAGCCGCCGAGGGCCTTCATGCGGGGCCAGTACGCCCGGCGGCCCTCGAGCTGCTTCTGCTCGGTGGTCTGGTAGTTCCAGTCCCACCGCGTCTTGAAGAGGTTGGGGAACGCGGCGGGGATGTTGATCTCGTCGGCGTCGGCTGGTCCACCCGCTTCGAGGAGGAGGACCGAGACCTTCGGGTCCTCGGTGAGGCGGGCGGCGAGCGCGGCGCCGGCACTGCCGGCTCCGACCACCACGTGGGTGAAGACTTCCCGGTCCGGCACGACGTCCTCCTCGGCTTGGGGGCGGTGGCCGCGTGTGCGCGGCGCCCGGGAGCACTCTAGGTGCCACTGTGATGTGGGACACCGTACGTCGGGGTGTGGTCCCGGGTGCGGCCCTGTCGGAACGACGTGCGGCTCGGTCAGGCGCGCTGCGGTGTCGTGCCGTTTGCCGCGAGCCGACAGCCAGCGTGGCCTAGGTTGGTCGCATGAGCGGGGGTCGGGTGGAGGAGACACTTCGCGTCTTCGTCGAGCAGCGTGAGTGGGACCAGTTCCACTCCCCGGCCAACCTGGCCAAGAGCATCGTGATCGAGGCGGCCGAGCTGCTCGAGTGCTTCCAGTGGAGCGAGGACGCTGACCGGGATCGCGTGGCCGGGGAGCTGGCCGACGTGCTGACGTACTGCCACCTCTTGGCGTCCAAGCTCGGCCTCGATCCGGAGCAGATCGTGCTGGACAAGCTCGAGGTGACGGGCAGGAAGTACCCGGTGGACCGGTCGCG containing:
- a CDS encoding aldehyde dehydrogenase family protein gives rise to the protein MTTTSTPPSATEPSGAGDERRTFASVNPATGDVVGVHPVHDEDDVRAAVARARASASWWADLGFAGRREVLTQWRGVLTRRLAQLCDVVHQETGKPHGDAQLECTLTIDHLAWAGSHAEKVLGRKRVSPGLLLANQAASVEYLPLGVVGVIGPWNYPVFTPMGSIGYALAAGNTVVFKPSELTPGVAHWLADSLREVVPDHDLLQVVTGFGDTGAALCRAGVDKVAFTGSTATGKRVMAACAETLTPVIVEAGGKDALLVDEDADLDAAADAAAWGAFANAGQTCAGVERIYVHERVHDRFVELLAERARTVHAGVDVDAKIGPMTMPGQLEIVRRHVDDALSRGGRAVVGGAEAVGDRFVQPTVLVDVPEDSAAVTEETFGPTVTVRKVRDMDEAVELTNAGKYGLGSAIFTGKSGEDLARRLRTGMTSINSVISFAGVPSLPFGGVGDSGFGRIHGPDGLREFTYAKSVTRTRFKAPINLTTFERTPEQETTVATLLLALHGRASQLPKLPRRPLETIRGRRRN
- a CDS encoding GMC family oxidoreductase — encoded protein: MPDREVFTHVVVGAGSAGAALAARLTEDPKVSVLLLEAGGPADADEINIPAAFPNLFKTRWDWNYQTTEQKQLEGRRAYWPRMKALGGCSSMNAMIYIRGNRADFDTWRDAYGATGWGYDDVLPYFVRSEGNTRLGGPYHGQDGPLHVEDRRYTHPLTTAWVESAVAAGFKPTDDFNGAEQEGAGLYQVTCRKGRRWSTAKAYLEPAAGRPNLTIRTGALVERVVVEGGRAVGVAYQHGAGSRTAYVDGEVVLAGGAINSPQLLLLSGIGPGTHLREVGVDVVVDLPGVGQNLHDHPAVPLVFRTRDTTDLLDHNNLVQFARAKATGTGPLTSNVGEGGGFWRTRDSLAAPDLQVHVAPTGFYDNGFHEATARSVTVAPTLVSVESRGALRLRSTDPRWHPEIDPGYFDDQADIDAMTAGVRRMLETVATGPLAEHITGPGLPTMKSWGADPTDAQIVEHLRAYTQTLYHPVGTCAMGGDERAVVDPSLRVRGVDGLRVADASVMPMVTRGNTNAASIMIGERAADLLRGKA
- a CDS encoding nucleotide pyrophosphohydrolase, with protein sequence MSGGRVEETLRVFVEQREWDQFHSPANLAKSIVIEAAELLECFQWSEDADRDRVAGELADVLTYCHLLASKLGLDPEQIVLDKLEVTGRKYPVDRSRGRSEKHDQLPD